Proteins encoded together in one Drosophila albomicans strain 15112-1751.03 chromosome 2R, ASM965048v2, whole genome shotgun sequence window:
- the LOC117574398 gene encoding uncharacterized protein LOC117574398: MLETGTLQINFPKNVIENVLKERSADTLVLLQRQHDFKSPLKDVNVQGLPLLRLDETTVVPVKFVYNSQVIVVVSMSELADSMLLTVLAKDLNHMREARIIIWVQSDESTAMSFFDVIRDQASKHGFLNLMVLYLDPLKAQQGIVGYRLEPFPSSILVPIRDLTNGEMFPDFHRNFHNKTANFIPRLYTPDSYVSQDRKSGKLKLSGHTDMLMSEFARKRNINLKMIRPIAELNRVTSTELLQLISNGGADLTTFTSVCDSIQCTDSVEFMQVFIVIPCGQEVGIGDVYKSLKNFLAMILLVYLIISIVTTLIEAASCRIYSRRYRFSYRDLIVNLNAFRWVLGLSSDVQINRRNRSLHQIIMVMSIFSMIVVCFFDANLSTFLTKRQQIDNIKTFKELKESGIRIIFDNVRQEHVLTDIRKSFLRISENQIDFVSTEEFMRMLMGLNTSNAYQVFDKLWDVVNKYQSDYKIVVLCRSSGLNIFGLLPNRLALPNNSIYLRALNDFIHMTHDFGLTNYWRRTSINNLIAFSNSPAVLSASSLLVK, from the coding sequence ATGCTGGAAACTGGAACTTTGCAGATCAATTTTCCTAAGAATGTCATAGAAAATGTGCTCAAGGAAAGAAGTGCTGATACTTTGGTGCTCCTACAACGTCAACATGACTTCAAAAGTCCCTTAAAAGATGTTAATGTTCAAGGATTGCCTCTTCTACGACTGGATGAAACAACTGTAGTTCCTGTTAAATTTGTCTATAATAGCCaagtaattgttgttgttagcatGTCTGAATTAGCGGACTCCATGCTCCTTACTGTTCTGGCCAAGGATCTGAATCATATGAGGGAGGCACGGATTATTATCTGGGTGCAAAGTGACGAATCTACAGCGATGTCATTCTTTGATGTCATTAGAGATCAAGCCAGTAAACATGGCTTTTTAAATCTAATGGTGCTATACTTAGATCCATTAAAAGCTCAGCAAGGGATTGTGGGATATCGCCTGGAGCCATTTCCCTCTTCAATTTTAGTGCCTATCAGAGACCTTACAAATGGAGAAATGTTTCCCGATTTCCACCGTAACTTTCACAACAAGACAGCAAATTTTATACCAAGGCTATATACTCCAGACAGTTATGTGAGCCAAGATAGAAAATCGGGAAAGTTAAAGCTAAGTGGACACACGGATATGCTGATGTCAGAGTTCGCAAGAAAGCGCAACATAAATCTAAAAATGATACGACCTATTGCGGAATTAAATAGAGTTACTTCAACGGAATTATTACAATTGATCTCGAACGGTGGTGCAGATTTAACGACCTTTACTTCGGTTTGTGATTCGATACAATGCACGGATTCTGTAGAGTTTATGCAGGTTTTTATTGTGATACCCTGTGGACAAGAAGTTGGCATTGGAGATGTCTATAAGAGTTTAAAGAACTTTCTGGCGATGATACTCCTtgtatatttgattatttcaaTTGTTACGACGCTAATCGAGGCAGCATCATGTCGGATATATAGCAGAAGATATAGATTCAGCTATAGAGATCTCATTGTCAATCTGAACGCTTTCCGATGGGTTCTTGGATTATCCAGCGATGTGCAAATCAATCGCAGGAATCGCTCTCTTCATCAGATCATTATGGTAATGAGTATTTTCAGTATGATTGTCGTCTGCTTCTTCGATGCCAATCTCAGCACTTTTCTGACTAAACGACAGCAGATTGACAACATTAAGACCTTCAAAGAGCTAAAGGAATCGGGGATACGAATTATATTCGACAACGTACGCCAAGAACATGTCTTAACAGATATCCGAAAATCGTTTTTAAGGATATCcgaaaatcaaattgatttcgTATCAACAGAAGAATTTATGCGCATGTTGATGGGACTTAACACCAGCAATGCCTATCAAGTATTCGATAAATTGTGGGATGTTGTTAACAAATACCAATCGGATTACAAGATTGTAGTTCTATGTCGAAGTTCCGGTCTTAATATCTTCGGACTTCTTCCAAATCGCTTGGCTTTGCCGAATAACTCAATCTATCTGCGTGCATTGAATGATTTCATTCATATGACTCACGATTTTGGTCTCACGAATTACTGGAGAAGGACTTCTATTAACAACCTAATTGCTTTTTCAAATAGCCCTGCAGTTCTGAGCGCTAGTTCGTTGCTGGTGAAATAA